The nucleotide sequence TTTATCTCATATTGATTTTTTATATTATACACTATGAATATGACGACCTTCATGTTTAAACTCAAATTGATTTATTAGGTGTTTCTTTAAAGTTTCTAAGACTATTGTTAATACTAACGAGCTATGAAGGTTCGTGCGTTGCTCCGGATGAATTATATTACATTTTTGATTAAAATGTTAAAAAGAAAAGATTTTGAAGACAAAAAACCATTCACTTCAACTGGCTAACGAAGAAATTAATTTACAGATGAAAAATAAAAAGCTGACGAATGGAACTATAAAAAGTAAAACTGATAGTTCGAAAAAGAAAAACGTAAATTCAAGAGAAAATTGTAAACTCAAAAACTTaattaagaagaaaattgtaattaaTGTGATTCCACCACGACCTTTCAGTTTATCTTGTATTGATTTTTTATATTATACGATAGAAATATGATGACTTTTATGTTTAAACTCATTGATTTATTATGTGAATTTTTAAAGTCTCTAGGACTATCGTTAATACTCACGAGCAATGTAGCTTTGTGCGTTGCTCCGGATGATTTTTATTACATTCATGATTATAACGTTAAGAATAAATGATTTTGAAGACAAAAAATCATCCACTTCAACAGGTTAATAAAGAAATTAATTTAGAGATGGAAAATAAAAAAGTTGACGAATGAAACTGTAAGAAGTAAAACCAAAAATACGGAAAAGAAAAACATAAATTCAAGAGAAAATTGTAAAGTCTAATTATAAAGAAAAAATATAGCCAAGACGAAGGGTCAAACACTTAACCCCCAAGATATAGAACCCATAACATAACCATTTGATCTACCAAAAGTATGTGTGATATCTTTTATTACTAGCAAttgtaaataaaaaataaaaataaagtaggaACGTGTGAATGAAGATATTACCCATATGAACAGTAAAACAACCTTCAAAAATTAGTACAAGagtataatacatattatataattttaaattttaaattgaataatcataattataacattaataaataGTTGTAGTCTATGAATTCTTTTAGGCTATTTACATCATCGCGTTTGGTTGAAAAGTCAGTGACGCGAGAATATCATAAGCTGGATTATAACTGAACGgatctaagtcagaatccgggctagaagcaaTGTGTGGGTATACCGTCTGTTTACCGACCAGCAGTAGGGGGCTTCTGACAAATTCAATTACAAAAATATGTTAGCTATATTATGAATTGTATTCTTTTTTATAAAGATAGTTTCTATTTATTTCCTTGTTAAATGCGTTGTTACCGTGTTAGTTATGTCTTTTGATTATATTTACCGTTCGTGGTTGAAGTATGTTATATCGGTAGCATTGTTGATATTTGGATATATTTTAATCTCATTATATTAAAGAAAAATGCTAATAACAGCCATTAGAGCTGTCTTTAATAAATAATTTGTGTTGAAACATGTGGTACTTTTGTAAGTTATGGGTAGTTATTTGAAGGAGTTTTTGATTATTTCAAATGTACAATCAAAATTTGAATGATATTTATTTGTTAAATCAAAATTTGaatgatatttatttattaaagaCAGCCTTAGATCTGTAAAAAAATAACAATAGCAGTGTAGAAAAAATGAattcctttttctctcaaaaaaaCCACTCTTCTTCCCAAAACCACCCTTCCACCCAAAACCACCAATTCAACCATAACCAACCTTTTTCTTCTCAAAAATTCCAACCATCCTTTCCAAATTCGATTCCAATTAATCAACAAAAGTCTCCTTTTCAACCCAGTAACAAGAACACAGGTCACCCTATTTTTTCAAAAAAATCGACGGTCTTTTTAGGTTGACtctcgaaattcaccaacccaaacaCAATATCCAATGCTTTGAAACGCTTTGGTAAAATTCAAGGCATATCATGGCAACAAGATCGTTCATTTGCCTTCGTCAAATTTACTAACTCTAACCAAGCATCTAATGTGGTCAAAGAGATGAATGGTAAACTGCTCAACAATCGTGCACTTCGTGTGGGCTACGCTAAAAAAGAGATGGTCTTCAGTCCCCTTAAAGACAATCAGGTTCAATATTCACCAAAACCAATCTCTCCTGAGACTAAAATAGGTTTATCCTCAAATTAACAATTGGTTGATCGATTAAAATGGTCTGCCCTAATTGTGGATAACAAACCCATCAAAGCACTTAAGCTATTCAAGTGGCTAAAGAGCAGATTCATAGCTATTGATTTATTCTCGGCTTGGGGTTCTTATGGGTATATCGTTCAGTGTAGAGACGAAGATAGTTATAAAAGAATGATTATGGGTCCGACTTTGAATGAGTTGGAATTCACTGAAGTAATTCCATTGATTGAAAAACAAAACAAGTTTTTTAGAGTTACAAAATTGGCAATCAAAAGTATACCCTTTGATTGCTGTTCATCTAATTGCACTTTGGCAGTTGCTCAGTCCTTTGGAAGAGTTATACACATCGACATCCAAACCCATAGGCTTCAACGTACTGATATTTTGCACGCAATGATCGAAACAGACGACCCTGGTTTGATCAATAAGTATGAAACGGCAAGTATTGAGAACAATTCAAGTTGCAAACTTTGGGTTGAAGAAGTTTTCGAAGATGATTTGATTGAAACGATTGGAGAAAACATCATTGAAGAATATAATGAAGCCTTGAACATGGCTCTTAATGCCTTAGATGATAGGAAAAAGTGGCAGAAGTCGTGATCCTGGAATCGGATTCTAAATCGCCGGTTAAGATGAGCCAAAAGGAAGATGAAAATATTAACGTTGGGTTGGATAATTTGAAATTCAAAACTCCTCAAAAGTCAAACCTCCCAAAAGTTGATACAAGGTCAAAAGATATCCACAATTCTTTGGAGAGAGTAACTAATGCAGATAGATCCCAAAGGAACAAGTCTGAAAAGGTTAAAAAATTTGAGGATGAGATCAGGGTATCTTTGTTTTCTTCAAAAAGCATGGGTTCGGATACTGTACTTGATAATTCACCTAAAGGGGATGTTCTTCTTGTCCATACTTCTCCCAAAGCCAAGTCATTTACTCTAAATACGAATGACTATCCTACCCTTGAGCAAAATTCCCCTAATAATCCATCTACTTTCAACCTTAACCTGAACAAACACCCTGCAGTAAACAATTCATTCATTCAGTCTGATATTTCTTTTGCTAATAAGGTGTCGGATCCTGTAAACAACAATTCAATCGATCACTGTATTAGCAATAATTGCAAACAATCATGTGAAGAGATTAGGGATAGATGCATTAAGGTTGAAGAAGGAGATCCTTCTGTCCAAAACCCGAAAGTACAGAAAATCAAAAGCCAGAAGCCTGTTAATGAGAAAACTTGGATTGATGAGATTCTAACTGGTTCAGACATGTTTGATACCGCAAGCGAGATTAATCATATAGTCGGAAACAAATCTTGTACAAAAAAAAAGCAAAATCATTGAAACACAATTTGGGGCAAAAAAATTAACCTATAAAGAAGAGATGTCCAACTTTGGCGCTTTTATGGAGAACATGGTTGATGATGATTGTCCTAACAACGCTCAAAAACCATGAGGCTCGCCTCGTGGAATACCCGCGGCCTCGGCAATAAATCACGAGGTGGCATGGTGGGTTCTTAGGTTTATCGGTTTCAAATCCAATTCATGGCAACGCAAGAGACAATGGTAAAAGAAGTATCACAAACAACTCTCAATGCTATCTGGAAACATCATTCTTTTGATGCAGTGCAATCCGGATCAAATGGAAGGTCAGGAGGACTTTTGTCTATATGGAGAACCGATTACTTCTCGTTGATTCAATCTTGGGTCAGAAGGAATTGGATTGCAACCATATTGAGGTACTTACCAAATAATGCTATTGTTCACATTATTAATGTATATGCACCACAACAGGAAGATAAGAAAAAATTTGCTTGGTCACAATTAACTAACATTGCTCGCAATTGGCCGGGTCCTTTATGTATATTGGGTGATTTCAATTCGGTTTCCTCACCGGATGAAAGACTTAGAGAAGTGATTGATCTTAATAGCATCGATTCTTTTAACAATTTTATCCTCAGTGCTAACTTGTTTGATCAACATTTATCGAACGATGATTTTACGTGGGAGGGCCCTTTAGGCAAATTTTCACGCATTGATAGGATATTGGTTAATCTCAAGTGGGTTCAAGCATGGCCGGATGCCATTATGATTTCAGCTAGTtcgaatagctcggatcataagcATATCATTTGGGGAAAGAAGTTGGAGGATTGGGGTTCTAAACCCTTTCGTTTTAATAAATCGTGGTTATCAAAACCGGGATTCTTAAAGTTATGTGAATCATATTGGCACAATTATCCTGTGTTTGGTTGGGCAACTTTCGTTATGGGAAAAAAAGCTTCGTTTACTCAAAGCATATTTAAAGGTTTGGAATTTATCGAATTTTGATCAGGAGACTGTGGCTTTAAAAAATTGTGTTTCTGATATCAAACGATTAAAATATTACTTCAAGCAGCGTGATTTGAATGATAATGAGCTGAATGAGCTTGCTAATCTTAAAAAGTCCAAAAAATTGTTGACGACCCGTATTGATACAAAAAGGAGGCATCATTCTCAATATTTATGGTTAAGATTAGGCGATAAAAATTCCAAATTCTTTCATGCCGTCTCTCGTATTAGGCAACAATCTTCTCATATATCGGGATTGCATTTCAATGATTTATGGCAGGAAGATCCTCAGGTGGTTAAAGAATTTGCAATTAATCACtttgaaaatctattttcaatCCAAAACAGCCTGTCTGATCTTATGCCGATTGATTGGGCCTCTCTTAACATAAGCCCTATTCTAGCCTACTCTCGAATTGCTTTAGAGGCTATGTTTTCGACCACTGAAGTCATTGAAGTTATCAAACTTTTCGATGGTAACAAAACTCCGGGACCGGACGGATTCTCTTTACAATTTTTCAAAAAACCATGGGATTTTTTAGAAGATGATATAATGAGGATGTTCGAGCAGTTTCATAACCACCATTCTTTTCTGAAAGGATTCAATGCCTCGTTCATTGTTTTGATCCCAAAATTCAATTCGGCCAAATGTATTGAACATCTTAGGCCCATAAGCCTTATCAATGCTCCTTATCAATGCCTCGTTCGTGTGGACTGCTGACCCAAGCAATGTTTATACGGTTGCTGATGCCATCAATGTTATTGTTCACTCAACAGATTCTGTTTATCCAATTTGGCCTAAGGTGATATGGGGTAACAAAGTTCCTCCCAAGATCTTATTATTTAATTGGTTGTCAATTCGCAATAGTGTTCCCGTTAGGGAGGTTTTATCTAAAAGGCATATTTTacccatcaatcaatctacctcgtGTGTGTGGTGCGTGGATAATATCGAAAGTGTCAATCACCTTTTGTTACACTGTCAATGGTCTTTCAATATTTGGACGGATTTGTTTAGATGGTGGAATCTTAGATGGGTTATTCCGGGAACGATTGAAGTTTTTTCGTTCGATTGGTATTACGGTATGGGGATCAAAGCTTCAAAATTTTGGAAGTTGATTGGACCCGCAACTATTTGGGCAATTTGGATGGCGAGAAATGACATCATATTCAACAACAAGTTCACATGTCAGTCGGTTATTGTACGCAACATCAAATTGAAAGTTTTTCTATGGGCGACGAACCTCAATTATTGTCACGGATTACACTCGTATGTATGGGAGCAAAACCCCTCTCttttatgtttttagtacttgcttTGTTTTTTTCAAGTTTAAGGCCGAGCTAGTCTTCGTCTATGTACTTTGTTTGTCCTTCATTGTTTTGATGAAGTGACCTTTTTAATATAATCTTTCTTCGCCAAAAGAAAAAAAAAGCCTTAGATCTGTCATTAGCATTAACATTTctcattaattaattattactttattattaaattaaattaaattaaattaaataatacggagtaagttTCTTTTGAAAACTGTAATAACCAATTACGATTTACGAAGTATTTATCATATCCTACAAATATGGATCCGACACATGCAAAGAGAACCAATCACATTCTCCCCTTACTCATCACACGATTCATAATCGAACGGCACTATATCTGTCACATCCTTTCCATCCAACGGATATAATTAAATGCCCCAAACATACAATCATAACCAAGCATATATATAAGCACACATCAATACGATCCTTTTAACCACAAACAAAATCCAAATTCAAATCAAATCAATTTTCTGATAAAAAAGTTAAAAATGTCAGGAAGAGGAAAAGGAGGAAAGGGATTAGGAAAGGGTGGAGCGAAACGACACCGTAAAGTTCTTCGTGATAACATTCAAGGTATCACTAAACCTGCCATCCGGCGATTGGCTAGACGTGGCGGAGTGAAACGTATCAGCGGTTTGATTTATGAAGAGACACGTGGCGTATTGAAGATATTTTTGGAGAATGTGATTCGTGACGCCGTTACTTACACCGAGCATGCTCGCCGGAAAACCGTTACCGCCATGGATGTCGTTTATGCTTTGAAGCGTCAAGGACGTACTCTCTATGGATTTGGTGGTTAAAAAGTAATTTCAATGTTCTAGCGTTTGTGTTTTCgcatattagggttagggtttcatgTATGTCTCGTAGCTATTGTTTAGTCGATTTGAGTAATATTATGTGTAATTGAAGCTATTAATACAATATTTCTTTAGTGTTAATCAAATATTGTTTCTACAAATCTATAATTGGTTCATGTTACAGTGACAATTAAGTCTCTTCGAATCTCAATTTGATTCCTCAAAGTTGATTTGCATTTGGGGGTTTGGGTATATGTGACCCGGTCCGAAATAGTGATATTTATGTATGCTCTTAATATTACACGGAATACAATATTGAAATGCTAATAGCGAATCCACTTTATTTTTTGTGTAAATCCGTGCATTAATATAAATATACTGTAGTTCAGTGTATAAAGTACAACCTAGTAATGTACATATATTTTTGATTATGGTGAATTTATCAAAAATTCATATCGACAATTGCTCAATGTTTCTTCATCATTACAAGCAAATGAAATTCACATTGGGTGGTATGCTGTTTTTACATGACATCTTTAAGTTGTTAAGTGTGGCCATTGACCATTGTTATCTTGCAAGCATCTGATGAATATGGTGGTGTAGATCTTGTTCGACAATGGATAGCTCGTATAACAACCCAACTTTCTCGATCAATTTTATACTTAACAAACGAACTTGAAACATAGGTTGTCCAAAGCAAACGAACTCGGTTAGAAAACCGAAACTATTGAAAGTAACGAAATAGGTAACGAGGTTACCTAAACTAACAACCATGGCTCGTCATCATCAATAAAAATTTAACGAAGGACTAACACGAATAAAATGTGCAGGGACCAAAATGCACAATAATTAATTTAGTAAAAAttaaagtatataatataatataatataatataatataatatatatatatatatatatatatatatatatatatatatatatatatatatatatatatatatatatatatatactaggtaccGAGTTGCCTAAATGTTCATCAcgaggtgtctcttctaaatgttcacattttcgtgtgatcttgatgccggaatttttttttcaaaaaaaacgaatttttttttcttccccccgattggttactccattgatcctgccctatatatatatatatatatatatatatatatatatatatatatatatatatatatatatatatatatatatatatatatatatatatatatatata is from Rutidosis leptorrhynchoides isolate AG116_Rl617_1_P2 chromosome 10, CSIRO_AGI_Rlap_v1, whole genome shotgun sequence and encodes:
- the LOC139873558 gene encoding histone H4, which produces MSGRGKGGKGLGKGGAKRHRKVLRDNIQGITKPAIRRLARRGGVKRISGLIYEETRGVLKIFLENVIRDAVTYTEHARRKTVTAMDVVYALKRQGRTLYGFGG